In one Corynebacterium bovis DSM 20582 = CIP 54.80 genomic region, the following are encoded:
- a CDS encoding ABC transporter ATP-binding protein, producing MTTTTSTATTRPTTPAGATPTLVLDDVTLTFPDGTDRVTACDHVSLTLTDGELVALTGPSGSGKSSLLAVAATLIRPDSGHVRLRDRDLTALSDRELGRVRREDIGIVFQQPNLVSSLTAVEQLTAMDHLAHPLESLTPAGRRRRRATRERAEHLLDRMGLASARDRRVGALSGGQRQRVNLARALMTAPALLLVDEPTSALDSAATATVMDLICDVVREEHVATLLVTHDRDAADRADREVTMVDGVLDTTGRPALVA from the coding sequence ATGACCACGACCACCTCCACCGCCACGACCCGCCCCACCACCCCGGCCGGGGCGACCCCGACGCTCGTCCTCGACGACGTCACGCTCACCTTCCCCGACGGCACGGACCGCGTCACCGCCTGCGACCACGTGTCGCTCACCCTCACCGACGGTGAACTGGTCGCCCTCACCGGCCCGTCCGGGTCGGGCAAGTCCTCCCTCCTCGCCGTCGCGGCGACGCTCATCCGCCCGGACAGCGGGCACGTCCGGCTCCGCGACCGGGACCTCACCGCCCTCAGCGACCGGGAGCTCGGCCGGGTCCGCCGGGAGGACATCGGCATCGTCTTCCAGCAGCCCAACCTCGTGTCCTCCCTCACCGCCGTCGAGCAGCTCACGGCCATGGACCACCTCGCCCACCCCCTCGAGTCCCTCACCCCCGCGGGGCGTCGGCGCCGCCGCGCGACCCGCGAGCGGGCGGAGCACCTCCTCGACCGCATGGGCCTGGCCTCCGCCCGCGACCGCCGGGTCGGTGCGCTGTCCGGCGGTCAGCGGCAGCGGGTGAACCTCGCCCGCGCGCTCATGACGGCCCCGGCCCTGCTGCTCGTCGACGAGCCGACGTCGGCCCTGGACAGCGCGGCGACGGCGACGGTCATGGACCTCATCTGCGACGTCGTGCGGGAGGAGCACGTCGCCACGCTCCTGGTCACCCACGACAGGGACGCCGCCGACCGGGCGGACCGTGAGGTCACGATGGTCGACGGCGTCCTCGACACCACCGGGCGGCCCGCACTCGTCGCCTGA
- the cobA gene encoding uroporphyrinogen-III C-methyltransferase: protein MTLRLTGVRVLVPDGPGAAVAAELMREAGAEPVVVGFDAVPPAGHPGPPPGPDVAVGLVHVPAGTADGSAEAACAWAAARGCPVDDRRGRARADRGDGGGGVGRVTLVGGGPGDPGLMTVAGARAVAEADVVLTDHLGPVDLAAEAAARGAEVVDVAKIPYGRQVAQERINELMVERARAGLRVVRLKGGDPFVFGRGFEEVRACEAAGVPVTVVPGVTSATAAPALAGLSLTHRGLNHDLTVVSGHVPPGHPRSLVDWGAVAAMRGTTVLIMAVRNARAIAAELVDRGMDAATPAVVVENASTEGERVTESTLARLGDDMDAAGVRSPAVIVVGAAAGERAVPADARSGGLSRPGR, encoded by the coding sequence ATGACCCTCAGACTGACCGGCGTCCGTGTCCTCGTCCCCGACGGCCCCGGGGCGGCGGTCGCCGCGGAGCTCATGCGGGAGGCCGGGGCCGAGCCCGTCGTCGTCGGGTTCGACGCCGTCCCCCCGGCCGGGCACCCCGGACCGCCCCCGGGGCCGGACGTCGCCGTGGGCCTCGTGCACGTGCCGGCCGGGACCGCGGACGGGTCGGCGGAGGCGGCGTGCGCGTGGGCCGCGGCGCGCGGCTGCCCGGTGGACGACCGCCGGGGCCGGGCGCGGGCGGACCGTGGTGATGGCGGGGGCGGGGTCGGCCGCGTGACGCTGGTCGGGGGAGGACCGGGCGATCCGGGGCTCATGACCGTCGCGGGGGCACGCGCGGTCGCGGAGGCGGACGTCGTCCTCACCGACCACCTCGGGCCCGTCGACCTCGCCGCGGAGGCCGCCGCTCGCGGGGCGGAGGTCGTCGACGTCGCGAAGATCCCCTACGGCCGCCAGGTCGCCCAGGAGCGGATCAACGAGCTCATGGTCGAGCGGGCACGCGCGGGACTCCGCGTGGTCCGGCTCAAGGGCGGGGACCCGTTCGTCTTCGGGCGCGGGTTCGAGGAGGTCCGGGCGTGCGAGGCCGCCGGGGTGCCCGTCACCGTCGTGCCCGGGGTGACCTCGGCGACGGCCGCGCCGGCCCTCGCCGGACTGTCGCTCACGCACCGCGGGCTGAACCACGACCTCACCGTCGTGTCGGGCCACGTCCCGCCGGGGCACCCCCGGTCACTCGTGGACTGGGGCGCGGTCGCGGCGATGCGGGGGACGACCGTGCTCATCATGGCCGTGCGCAACGCGCGGGCCATCGCCGCCGAGCTCGTCGACCGTGGGATGGACGCCGCGACGCCGGCGGTCGTCGTCGAGAACGCGTCGACGGAGGGGGAGCGCGTGACGGAGTCGACGCTCGCCCGGCTCGGGGACGACATGGACGCCGCCGGGGTCCGGTCGCCGGCGGTCATCGTCGTCGGCGCCGCCGCCGGGGAGCGGGCCGTCCCCGCGGACGCGCGGTCCGGGGGACTCAGCCGGCCGGGACGGTGA
- a CDS encoding FtsX-like permease family protein, with protein sequence MFVGLRDIRSARGRFILITVTVAMTALLVSFLSGLTGGLAHRNTAVLDRFTGQAVIAGDSIDRSVIPAPEVDRILGTDPTRAGDDAPTALHLGRGSFGDTGVITAAVTGGAAGEVGGRQAPRPAPGHVVVPDGTARVGDTVTVAGREATVSGTTPDDWYSHQQVVWVNWADTDGTATVVSGLDADATVRDASAAADGTTASPAGPALTATTTADLPDTMASYSAEHTTLLIVNVMLMVIAALVTGAFFTVWTIQRLPDIATLKALGASTWSLMRDALGQALIVLVVGVGVGLALTLTAAAFIGDGVPFVATAGTTVLPALALTVLGVLGVTGALGYVGRTSPLAAMGGQR encoded by the coding sequence ATGTTCGTCGGACTCAGGGACATCCGCTCAGCCAGGGGGCGGTTCATCCTCATCACCGTCACCGTGGCGATGACCGCGCTCCTCGTGAGCTTCCTCTCCGGGTTGACCGGGGGGCTGGCCCACCGCAACACCGCCGTCCTCGACCGGTTCACCGGGCAGGCGGTCATCGCCGGTGACAGCATCGACCGGTCGGTCATCCCGGCCCCGGAGGTCGACCGGATCCTCGGCACGGACCCGACCCGGGCCGGCGACGACGCCCCGACCGCCCTGCACCTCGGGCGCGGCTCCTTCGGGGACACCGGCGTCATCACCGCCGCCGTCACCGGCGGGGCCGCCGGGGAGGTCGGCGGACGGCAGGCACCGCGCCCGGCCCCGGGGCACGTCGTGGTGCCCGACGGGACCGCCCGGGTCGGCGACACCGTCACCGTCGCCGGGCGCGAGGCGACGGTGAGCGGGACCACCCCCGACGACTGGTACAGCCACCAGCAGGTGGTGTGGGTGAACTGGGCGGACACCGACGGCACGGCGACGGTCGTCTCGGGGCTCGACGCCGACGCCACCGTGAGGGACGCCTCCGCCGCCGCCGACGGCACCACCGCCTCCCCCGCGGGCCCGGCCCTCACCGCGACGACGACCGCCGACCTGCCGGACACGATGGCCTCCTACTCGGCGGAGCACACGACGCTCCTGATCGTCAACGTCATGCTCATGGTCATCGCCGCGCTCGTCACCGGCGCCTTCTTCACCGTGTGGACGATCCAGCGGCTGCCGGACATCGCCACGCTGAAGGCCCTCGGTGCGTCGACGTGGTCGCTCATGCGCGACGCGCTCGGCCAGGCGCTCATCGTGCTCGTCGTCGGCGTCGGCGTGGGCCTCGCCCTCACCCTCACCGCGGCGGCGTTCATCGGCGACGGCGTGCCCTTCGTCGCCACCGCCGGGACGACCGTCCTGCCGGCGCTCGCCCTCACCGTGCTCGGTGTCCTCGGGGTCACCGGCGCGCTGGGGTACGTCGGCCGGACCTCCCCGCTGGCCGCGATGGGCGGACAGCGCTGA